One genomic window of Penaeus chinensis breed Huanghai No. 1 chromosome 35, ASM1920278v2, whole genome shotgun sequence includes the following:
- the LOC125044367 gene encoding HIG1 domain family member 2A, mitochondrial-like yields the protein MTDNMTSQSTGVKEEFTELDWITLKSDIGSEQNLYQETAGEKFQRKFKENPLVPIGCGLTAGALCYGLMSFSRGNRKTSQNMMRLRVAAQGFTIAALMIGIVKTSLK from the exons ATGACAGACAATATGACTAGTCAATCAACGGGAGTCAAGGAGGAATTCACAGAATTAGACTGGATTACGCTGAAAAGTGACATCGGCTCGGAACAGAATTTATACCAGGAGACTGCTGGCGAGAAGTTTCAGAGGAAGTTCAAGGAAAATCCTCTTGTTCCCATTG GATGTGGACTGACTGCTGGTGCACTCTGCTATGGACTCATGAGTTTCAGTCGTGGCAATAGGAAAACGTCACAAAATATGATGAGGTTGCGTGTAGCAGCTCAGGGCTTCACAATAGCTGCTTTGATGATAGGCATTGTGAAGACATCCCTTAAGTGA
- the LOC125044365 gene encoding alpha-soluble NSF attachment protein-like isoform X3, which yields MDLYQQAANKFKMAKKWGSAGHAFTELASLHAKAGSRLDAATNYVEAGNCYKKTDPNESVNSLLKAIEIYTDMGKFTMAAKHHQSIAEIFETEVADMEKAIQHYEQASDYFRGEENNSSANKCLLKVAMFAAQMENYEKAIQIYEQVAASSLESSLLKYSAKEYMFRAALCHLCVDLTNSKIAVEKYEEMYPAFQDSRECKLLKALMNHLEDQNVDAFTDTVKEYDSISRLDQWYTTMLLRIKKSIAAEDLC from the exons ATGGATCTTTACCAGCAAGCAGCTAACAAATTCAAGATGGCCAAGAAATGGGGATCGGCTGGCCACGCTTTCACAGAGCTCGCTTCCCTCCATGCGAAAGCTGGATCGCGCCTCGATGCAGCTACCAATTACGTGGAGGCTGGGAACTGCTACAAGAAGACGGACCCCAACG AGTCTGTCAACAGCCTGCTAAAAGCAATCGAAATCTACACTGACATGGGCAAATTCACTATGGCTGCTAAACACCACCAGTCTATTGCCGAGATCTTTGAGACAgag GTAGCAGACATGGAAAAGGCCATCCAGCACTACGAGCAGGCTTCTGACTACTTCCGTGGTGAAGAGAACAACTCTTCAGCTAACAAGTGTCTGCTTAAGGTGGCTATGTTTGCTGCACAGATGGAGAACTATGAGAAGGCAATCCAGATATATGAACAG gTGGCTGCTAGTTCCCTAGAAAGCTCCTTACTCAAATACAGTGCCAAGGAATACATGTTCCGAGCAGCACTGTGCCACTTGTGTGTCGACTTGACCAATTCAAAGATTGCTGTGGAGAAGTATGAAGAGATGTATCCAGCGTTCCAGGACTCCCGCGAGTGCAAACTGCTCAAG GCCCTTATGAATCACCTGGAGGACCAGAACGTGGATGCTTTCACTGACACAGTTAAAGAATACGACTCCATCTCCCGCCTTGACCAGTGGTACACAACCATGCTCCTCCGAATTAAGAAATCAATCGCTGCTGAGGACCTCTGTTGA
- the LOC125044365 gene encoding alpha-soluble NSF attachment protein-like isoform X1 gives MADAEQKAMQLMAEAEKKLTSSKGFLGSLFGLFSGSSKVDEAMDLYQQAANKFKMAKKWGSAGHAFTELASLHAKAGSRLDAATNYVEAGNCYKKTDPNESVNSLLKAIEIYTDMGKFTMAAKHHQSIAEIFETEVADMEKAIQHYEQASDYFRGEENNSSANKCLLKVAMFAAQMENYEKAIQIYEQVAASSLESSLLKYSAKEYMFRAALCHLCVDLTNSKIAVEKYEEMYPAFQDSRECKLLKALMNHLEDQNVDAFTDTVKEYDSISRLDQWYTTMLLRIKKSIAAEDLC, from the exons ATGGCTGACGCGGAGCAGAAGGCGATGCAGCTGATGGCCGAGGCTGAGAAGAAGCTCACCTCGTCCAAAGGCTTTCTAGGATCTCTATTTGG gcTTTTCTC AGGCTCTTCAAAGGTAGATGAGGCCATGGATCTTTACCAGCAAGCAGCTAACAAATTCAAGATGGCCAAGAAATGGGGATCGGCTGGCCACGCTTTCACAGAGCTCGCTTCCCTCCATGCGAAAGCTGGATCGCGCCTCGATGCAGCTACCAATTACGTGGAGGCTGGGAACTGCTACAAGAAGACGGACCCCAACG AGTCTGTCAACAGCCTGCTAAAAGCAATCGAAATCTACACTGACATGGGCAAATTCACTATGGCTGCTAAACACCACCAGTCTATTGCCGAGATCTTTGAGACAgag GTAGCAGACATGGAAAAGGCCATCCAGCACTACGAGCAGGCTTCTGACTACTTCCGTGGTGAAGAGAACAACTCTTCAGCTAACAAGTGTCTGCTTAAGGTGGCTATGTTTGCTGCACAGATGGAGAACTATGAGAAGGCAATCCAGATATATGAACAG gTGGCTGCTAGTTCCCTAGAAAGCTCCTTACTCAAATACAGTGCCAAGGAATACATGTTCCGAGCAGCACTGTGCCACTTGTGTGTCGACTTGACCAATTCAAAGATTGCTGTGGAGAAGTATGAAGAGATGTATCCAGCGTTCCAGGACTCCCGCGAGTGCAAACTGCTCAAG GCCCTTATGAATCACCTGGAGGACCAGAACGTGGATGCTTTCACTGACACAGTTAAAGAATACGACTCCATCTCCCGCCTTGACCAGTGGTACACAACCATGCTCCTCCGAATTAAGAAATCAATCGCTGCTGAGGACCTCTGTTGA
- the LOC125044365 gene encoding alpha-soluble NSF attachment protein-like isoform X2: MADAEQKAMQLMAEAEKKLTSSKGFLGSLFGGSSKVDEAMDLYQQAANKFKMAKKWGSAGHAFTELASLHAKAGSRLDAATNYVEAGNCYKKTDPNESVNSLLKAIEIYTDMGKFTMAAKHHQSIAEIFETEVADMEKAIQHYEQASDYFRGEENNSSANKCLLKVAMFAAQMENYEKAIQIYEQVAASSLESSLLKYSAKEYMFRAALCHLCVDLTNSKIAVEKYEEMYPAFQDSRECKLLKALMNHLEDQNVDAFTDTVKEYDSISRLDQWYTTMLLRIKKSIAAEDLC; encoded by the exons ATGGCTGACGCGGAGCAGAAGGCGATGCAGCTGATGGCCGAGGCTGAGAAGAAGCTCACCTCGTCCAAAGGCTTTCTAGGATCTCTATTTGG AGGCTCTTCAAAGGTAGATGAGGCCATGGATCTTTACCAGCAAGCAGCTAACAAATTCAAGATGGCCAAGAAATGGGGATCGGCTGGCCACGCTTTCACAGAGCTCGCTTCCCTCCATGCGAAAGCTGGATCGCGCCTCGATGCAGCTACCAATTACGTGGAGGCTGGGAACTGCTACAAGAAGACGGACCCCAACG AGTCTGTCAACAGCCTGCTAAAAGCAATCGAAATCTACACTGACATGGGCAAATTCACTATGGCTGCTAAACACCACCAGTCTATTGCCGAGATCTTTGAGACAgag GTAGCAGACATGGAAAAGGCCATCCAGCACTACGAGCAGGCTTCTGACTACTTCCGTGGTGAAGAGAACAACTCTTCAGCTAACAAGTGTCTGCTTAAGGTGGCTATGTTTGCTGCACAGATGGAGAACTATGAGAAGGCAATCCAGATATATGAACAG gTGGCTGCTAGTTCCCTAGAAAGCTCCTTACTCAAATACAGTGCCAAGGAATACATGTTCCGAGCAGCACTGTGCCACTTGTGTGTCGACTTGACCAATTCAAAGATTGCTGTGGAGAAGTATGAAGAGATGTATCCAGCGTTCCAGGACTCCCGCGAGTGCAAACTGCTCAAG GCCCTTATGAATCACCTGGAGGACCAGAACGTGGATGCTTTCACTGACACAGTTAAAGAATACGACTCCATCTCCCGCCTTGACCAGTGGTACACAACCATGCTCCTCCGAATTAAGAAATCAATCGCTGCTGAGGACCTCTGTTGA